In Lacrimispora indolis DSM 755, a genomic segment contains:
- a CDS encoding carbohydrate ABC transporter permease — protein sequence MKDKGKAKDLLIFALFVFPAVGFVLFSTDIPFLMNLYYSVFDWNGISKNMKFVGLQNFVNIFSNDALFWKSAAFTLRFAVFYVVAVNILSLTVALVMSEEKKSSSVGRAFYYIPYIISLTAISLIWKFILGPGFEALYQITGWEVFHWSWLGSAKLSFFVVVIMTVWQNLGFYMVNYIAGIISVPRELIEAAKIDGASRFQVLKRVTIPLIMPAVSICMLTSLTFSFKLFDVIMVFTKGGPANSTVSVAYNIYKEAFMNNRYGMATAKSLVFVVFVLIVTAIQLKVTKGKEIEA from the coding sequence GTGAAAGACAAAGGGAAAGCAAAAGATCTGTTAATATTCGCATTGTTTGTATTTCCGGCGGTAGGGTTTGTGCTTTTTTCCACAGACATACCGTTTCTGATGAACCTGTACTACTCTGTTTTTGATTGGAATGGAATCAGTAAGAACATGAAGTTTGTGGGCCTTCAGAACTTCGTTAATATATTCTCAAACGATGCACTGTTTTGGAAAAGCGCCGCATTTACCCTAAGATTTGCAGTATTTTATGTGGTGGCGGTGAACATCCTGTCCCTGACGGTGGCGCTTGTCATGTCAGAGGAGAAGAAAAGCTCAAGTGTGGGGCGGGCATTTTATTACATACCGTATATCATAAGCCTGACGGCCATCAGTCTGATCTGGAAATTCATTCTTGGACCGGGATTTGAGGCCTTATATCAGATAACCGGCTGGGAGGTGTTCCACTGGAGCTGGCTGGGTTCAGCAAAGCTGTCATTCTTTGTGGTGGTGATCATGACCGTATGGCAGAATCTGGGATTCTATATGGTAAACTATATTGCAGGAATCATTTCTGTGCCAAGAGAGCTGATCGAGGCTGCAAAAATTGACGGAGCCAGCAGATTCCAGGTGTTGAAAAGGGTGACTATTCCCTTAATCATGCCCGCAGTGTCCATCTGTATGCTTACCTCCCTGACATTTTCATTTAAGCTGTTTGATGTGATCATGGTATTTACCAAAGGCGGGCCGGCCAATTCTACTGTTTCCGTGGCGTACAATATCTATAAGGAAGCATTTATGAACAACCGGTACGGAATGGCTACTGCTAAATCCCTGGTGTTTGTAGTGTTCGTGCTCATTGTCACGGCAATACAGCTTAAGGTAACAAAGGGTAAGGAGATTGAGGCGTAA
- a CDS encoding carbohydrate ABC transporter permease, translating into MKKMKKISVLSAVVFICSVFWLMPLLLIFINSFKPYNDMLQKFLALPESWSLNMYMETWTKFRFPMLISNTLLYTACTVSMITLLAPMAAYKLARTKGRLSSVCFILIIMPMMVPFQSYMITLTRLVASLGMTGLRIGYILVSTGLCMPLAVYMIHGFVKNVPIELEECACIDGASKVRTYFTIVLPLLKPILTTVVVLDTLAIWNDIITNQLIVGGNAKAMNIQNALYMQFSAQTADWEHALPGIVMSMAPSLIFFVIMQKHIVGGITAGAVKG; encoded by the coding sequence ATGAAAAAAATGAAGAAAATCAGCGTACTTTCCGCTGTTGTGTTCATCTGTTCCGTGTTCTGGCTGATGCCCCTGCTTCTCATATTCATAAATTCTTTTAAACCCTACAACGACATGCTTCAAAAGTTCCTGGCCCTGCCTGAAAGCTGGAGCTTAAACATGTACATGGAAACCTGGACAAAATTCCGTTTTCCCATGCTCATCAGCAATACCCTGCTGTATACGGCGTGTACGGTGTCAATGATCACACTGCTGGCCCCCATGGCAGCCTATAAGCTGGCAAGGACAAAGGGCAGATTGTCCTCGGTATGCTTTATACTCATTATCATGCCTATGATGGTTCCCTTCCAGTCCTACATGATCACTCTCACCAGGCTGGTTGCCAGCCTTGGCATGACGGGACTCAGGATAGGATACATATTGGTGAGCACAGGACTGTGCATGCCTTTAGCGGTCTATATGATCCACGGTTTTGTAAAAAATGTTCCCATTGAGCTGGAGGAATGTGCCTGCATTGACGGTGCATCAAAGGTGAGGACTTATTTTACCATTGTTCTCCCGCTGTTAAAGCCCATTCTGACCACGGTGGTGGTTCTGGATACCCTTGCCATATGGAATGACATCATCACCAACCAGCTGATCGTCGGAGGCAATGCCAAGGCCATGAACATTCAAAATGCCCTTTATATGCAGTTTTCCGCCCAGACGGCGGACTGGGAACACGCCCTTCCGGGAATCGTCATGTCCATGGCTCCAAGCCTGATTTTCTTTGTGATCATGCAGAAGCACATTGTGGGAGGCATTACGGCCGGAGCTGTCAAGGGTTAA
- a CDS encoding sugar phosphate isomerase/epimerase family protein, whose protein sequence is MRIGVMVELFRDTDVDEKFAELRSMGMESCQLVCWDQELMNERIAGKVNTAADRHKVDITAFWCGWEGPKVWDFYDGQLTLGLVPEAFRFERMKMLEKGIAFAAMIHVRDVVTHVGYMPENPYDPNYPGVLACLKTLVKECKKNQQNFLFETGQETPVTLKRAIQDIEKEAGKGNIGINLDPANLIMYGKANPVDALDVFGEYVMGIHGKDGNYPTDGHMLGQEVPLGMGKVNYPAFVAKLKEIGYTGDITIEREISGEEQKTDILMAKNLLEQLIKEE, encoded by the coding sequence ATGAGAATTGGAGTTATGGTAGAACTTTTCCGGGATACGGATGTGGATGAAAAATTTGCGGAGCTGCGCTCCATGGGGATGGAAAGCTGCCAGCTGGTATGCTGGGATCAGGAATTGATGAACGAACGCATTGCAGGTAAAGTAAACACAGCCGCAGATCGTCACAAGGTGGATATCACAGCCTTCTGGTGCGGCTGGGAAGGCCCAAAAGTCTGGGATTTTTATGACGGGCAGCTTACTCTGGGCCTTGTGCCTGAGGCCTTCCGCTTTGAAAGGATGAAGATGCTGGAAAAGGGAATTGCTTTTGCAGCCATGATACATGTAAGGGATGTGGTGACCCATGTGGGGTACATGCCGGAAAATCCCTACGATCCCAATTATCCGGGCGTTCTGGCGTGCTTAAAAACATTGGTAAAGGAATGTAAAAAGAATCAGCAGAATTTTCTTTTTGAAACAGGACAGGAAACTCCGGTTACGTTAAAAAGAGCCATACAGGATATAGAAAAAGAAGCAGGAAAAGGAAATATAGGGATCAATTTAGATCCTGCCAATCTGATCATGTACGGCAAAGCAAATCCGGTGGACGCCCTTGATGTGTTCGGGGAATACGTAATGGGAATTCACGGCAAAGACGGAAACTATCCCACAGACGGCCACATGCTGGGCCAGGAAGTGCCTCTTGGCATGGGAAAGGTCAACTATCCTGCTTTTGTAGCAAAGCTGAAAGAAATAGGATATACAGGAGATATCACCATAGAGCGGGAAATATCCGGAGAGGAACAAAAAACGGATATTCTTATGGCTAAAAACCTTCTGGAGCAATTAATAAAGGAAGAATAG
- a CDS encoding SIS domain-containing protein encodes MEKKNSQLTYDEIYKQPESFEAVNRTLDEIYKVLDQVFAEGYEELIFTGCGTSFYLAQAAAHAFSAYNSIPAKAACCSELYYFPETFVKNRKVLVLPITRKSYTTEVRLAIDKVRSFPGVKTLAITCDKDSEAYNDYVILSPDTAEDSVIMTRSFTSMVYLTVIMAMYAGGKKDEVSAMADYGNSARDALKKMDDLAKKIIRENGNLNLYITLGQGIYYGVANECMNKIKEMGISNSEAYYSLEYRHGPMSLVDENTLVLFLSHRETEKEDAKLLVQMKGYGAVTAVIGNTVSAHMKEADYCLDLPYGYNDMQNAALIGFIGQFIGYYIAEKKGIDADNPRHLSQAIVIQ; translated from the coding sequence ATGGAAAAGAAAAACAGCCAGTTGACTTATGACGAAATATACAAACAGCCGGAATCATTTGAAGCGGTCAACAGGACATTGGATGAGATTTATAAGGTCCTGGATCAGGTATTTGCGGAAGGATACGAGGAGTTGATCTTTACCGGCTGCGGCACCAGCTTTTATCTGGCACAGGCTGCCGCCCATGCCTTTTCCGCTTACAATTCAATACCGGCAAAGGCCGCGTGCTGTTCCGAGCTTTATTATTTTCCGGAGACCTTTGTGAAAAACAGAAAGGTCCTGGTTCTTCCCATCACCAGGAAAAGCTATACCACCGAAGTCCGTCTGGCCATTGATAAAGTGAGAAGCTTTCCAGGGGTAAAAACTCTGGCAATTACCTGTGACAAGGACAGCGAAGCCTATAATGATTATGTGATCCTGTCTCCGGATACTGCCGAGGACAGCGTGATCATGACCCGTTCCTTTACCAGCATGGTCTATCTGACCGTGATCATGGCCATGTATGCGGGAGGGAAAAAGGATGAAGTGTCTGCCATGGCGGACTATGGAAACAGTGCAAGAGACGCCCTTAAGAAAATGGATGATCTGGCAAAAAAAATCATCCGTGAAAATGGGAACCTAAACTTATACATTACCCTGGGGCAGGGGATTTATTACGGGGTAGCCAATGAGTGCATGAACAAGATCAAGGAAATGGGAATATCGAATTCAGAGGCGTATTACAGCCTGGAATACCGCCATGGGCCTATGAGCCTGGTGGATGAGAACACGCTGGTCCTTTTCTTGAGCCACCGGGAGACAGAAAAAGAGGATGCAAAGCTTTTGGTTCAGATGAAGGGATACGGCGCTGTGACGGCTGTAATCGGAAATACCGTCTCTGCTCATATGAAGGAGGCAGATTACTGCCTGGATCTGCCCTATGGATATAACGACATGCAGAATGCGGCGCTCATAGGATTTATCGGGCAGTTTATCGGTTATTATATTGCTGAGAAAAAGGGCATTGATGCGGACAATCCAAGGCATCTGTCCCAGGCCATCGTTATCCAGTAG
- a CDS encoding class II fructose-bisphosphate aldolase, translated as MLVTNKENLMKAAKSGYAIPALNTQGGNYDIIWAACRAAEEMKSPIILAHYVSTGAYSGNDWFAEVCKWCAGKVSVPVSIHLDHGADFDISMEALKLGFTSLMIDGSAMPVKENAAMTNEVLKVAKCFGVPVEAEIGELLRLDGQGAVMENKNIVDPEEVKAFLELCRPDSLAIGIGNAHGYYRGEPDIHLEVLEAVRRFTDIPLVLHGCTGMKEAIIREAIKLGVAKINFGTEIRYKYVEYYEDGLKTMDHQGHSWKLSQYANNRLTEDIKDIIRLAGSEGKA; from the coding sequence ATGCTTGTAACGAACAAAGAGAATTTAATGAAAGCGGCAAAGTCAGGATATGCCATTCCGGCTCTTAATACACAGGGAGGAAATTACGACATCATCTGGGCCGCCTGCAGGGCGGCGGAGGAAATGAAGTCCCCCATCATACTTGCCCATTACGTATCCACTGGGGCTTATTCCGGCAACGACTGGTTTGCAGAGGTTTGCAAATGGTGTGCGGGCAAGGTATCTGTTCCCGTATCCATTCACCTGGATCATGGCGCGGATTTTGATATCTCCATGGAGGCATTGAAGCTGGGTTTCACTTCTTTAATGATCGACGGCTCTGCAATGCCTGTAAAGGAAAATGCGGCCATGACCAATGAGGTATTAAAGGTGGCTAAGTGCTTTGGAGTGCCGGTAGAGGCTGAGATAGGAGAGCTTTTGCGCCTTGACGGCCAGGGGGCTGTTATGGAAAATAAGAATATTGTGGATCCTGAGGAAGTAAAGGCGTTTTTAGAACTGTGCCGGCCGGATTCCCTGGCAATCGGCATCGGCAATGCCCACGGATATTACAGGGGAGAGCCTGATATTCATCTGGAGGTTTTAGAGGCGGTGAGGCGGTTTACGGATATTCCCCTGGTTCTTCATGGCTGTACCGGAATGAAGGAGGCCATCATCAGGGAGGCAATCAAGCTGGGAGTGGCAAAGATCAATTTCGGCACGGAGATCCGTTATAAATATGTGGAGTACTACGAAGACGGCTTAAAGACCATGGATCATCAGGGTCATTCCTGGAAGCTGTCCCAGTATGCCAATAACAGGCTGACAGAGGACATTAAGGACATCATCCGTTTGGCAGGGTCAGAGGGAAAGGCCTGA